In Thunnus thynnus chromosome 4, fThuThy2.1, whole genome shotgun sequence, a genomic segment contains:
- the prxl2b gene encoding prostamide/prostaglandin F synthase: MPNVDLARVGKNLLKSSDTGESIELQSLWQDQPVVLFFLRRFGCQVCRWMASEVSKLEPDLKASGVTLVGVGPEEVGLKEFQEAGFFKGSIYVDEQKKSYKDLGFKRYSALSVVPAALGKKVRDVAAKANAEGIQGNFSGDLLQSGGMLIVAKGGEKVLMHFIQDSPGDHVPLEDISNALGISANVTAGQRPVCNDDVCTR, from the exons ATGCCAAACGTCGACCTTGCTCGAGTTGGGAAGAACTTGTTGAAGAGCTCTGACACCGGAGAG AGTATAGAGCTCCAGTCTTTATGGCAGGACCAGCCGGTGGTGTTGTTCTTCCTGCGCCGGTTTGGCTGTCAGGTGTGTCGGTGGATGGCATCAGAGGTCAGCAAACTAGAGCCAGACCTGAAAGCAAGCGGTGTAACGTTGGTGGGAGTCGGACCAGAAGAGGTCGGGCTGAAGGAGTTCCAAGAAGCAGGGTTTTTTAAAGGAT CCATTTATGTTGACGAACAAAAGAAAAGCTACAAGGATCTGGGCTTCAAAAG gTACTCAGCCTTAAGTGTTGTTCCTGCTGCGTTGGGGAAGAAAGTACGAGATGTAGCCGCAAAG GCCAATGCTGAAGGCATCCAGGGAAACTTCTCAGGAGATCTGCTCCAGAGTGGAGGCATGCTCATCGTAGCCAAAG GTGGAGAAAAGGTCCTAATGCACTTCATCCAGGATTCACCAGGAGACCACGTTCCTTTAGAGGACATTTCCAATGCTTTGGGCATCTCAGCAAAtgtaacagcaggacagaggcCAGTG TGCAATGATGATGTTTGTACACGATGA